The Anopheles merus strain MAF chromosome 2L, AmerM5.1, whole genome shotgun sequence genome has a segment encoding these proteins:
- the LOC121594691 gene encoding aminopeptidase N-like: MVRSLLLVSLGLCCLLASADRPPYKSSGIYEEEPQLPGASDLSGGVASDEIGVVPAQPVDERYRLPKTSIPIHYDLHLRTEIHRNERTFTGTVGIQLQVVQATDKLVMHNRGLVMSSAKVSSLPNGVTGAPTLIGDVQYSTDTTFEHITFTSPTILQPGTYLLEVAFQGRLATNDDGFYVSSYVADNGERRYLATTQFESTSARMAFPCYDEPGLKATFTVSITHSRSYKAISNMPQKTTTDIETDMRTTDFEKTPAMSTYLLAFVVSDFLFRVSGTQRVYVRPNAFNEAAFALEAGVKILKVLDDHLGIPYDTYMPKLDQIAIPDFAAGAMENWGLVTYREQALLFNPTVSTYRGKTNVATTIAHEYAHQWFGNLVSPEWWEYIWLNEGFATLYEFYALDMAYPGQEYWELFNQQVIQYAMGQDGQASTRPMNWNAATPGEISALFDRVAYDKSGSVLNMMRHVLGDDNWKAGLKAYLSDRALQGAVDEQLYAGLQSAIEGKGVLPNGVTVGQIMRTWTNEAGYPVLNVRRSYDTGDVIISQERFYNDRKVPNTNIWMIPYNYVHQAKADFNEFDDFQWLATKAARIETTVPANEWIVFNKQQVGYYRVNYDERNWELITNALHENWASIHRLNRAQLIDDAYWLARSGRLDLRVALRFMTYLRNEREYAPWTAANVALTYFNNRLRGTAEYHNFLIFVDALIEDIYSLLTIDAVSPDDTLLHKYLVQTISTWACSMGYTDCLMKTAALLKAEASGTGPAVHPDIASVTYCYGMRSAAESEFQYLYRKMMNSKNLAERTMLIDSLGCSNNKEFLKAFLTTALGSGTGVEINYRADERRRVVQAIYSGGRTGVDALIEFLMDPALVNEFVSTLSTSTLNSALSAIASRTNNVEEMNKLNALITALGSRVNSQTAANLRTTAQANLDWVDGFEGLMLSNFLAEFVAETQLTTTAAPETTTVTAGPITTTTTPSSAVTTTTRPTSVTTTVVQTTTEEDDGAATIGLSIAALLVSITVHLLMG, from the exons ATGGTGCGTTCGTTGTTACTAGTTTCGTTAGGTCTGTGCTGCCTGTTGGCATCGGCCGACCGACCGCCATACAAGAGTAGTGGAATTTATGAGGAAGAACCACAGCTCCCTGGTGCCAGTGATCTCAGTGGTGGTGTTGCGAGTGATGAGATTGGCGTAGTTCCGGCGCAGCCCGTTGATGAACGCTACCGTCTGCCAAAAACGTCCATCCCGATTCACTACGATCTCCATCTGCGTACCGAAATCCATCGCAATGAGCGTACGTTCACTGGTACCGTCGGCATTCAGCTGCAGGTAGTGCAGGCGACGGATAAGCTAGTGATGCATAACCGCGGTCTAGTTATGTCGTCGGCCAAGGTGTCCTCCCTGCCGAATGGTGTGACCGGTGCACCGACACTGATCGGCGATGTACAGTACAGCACGGATACGACCTTCGAGCATATCACGTTCACGAGCCCAACGATCCTGCAGCCTGGCACTTACCTGCTGGAGGTTGCGTTCCAGGGTCGACTTGCTACCAACGATGACGGTTTCTATGTCTCCTCCTACGTGGCAGACAATGGCGAGCGAAG ATATCTGGCAACGACACAGTTCGAATCAACCAGCGCCCGCATGGCATTCCCCTGTTACGACGAACCGGGTCTGAAGGCAACGTTCACCGTTTCCATCACGCATAGCCGCAGCTACAAGGCCATCTCCAACATGCCTCAAAAGACTACTACGGACATTGAGACCGATATGCGCACCACGGACTTCGAAAAGACCCCAGCCATGTCTACCTATCTGCTGGCATTTGTGGTTTCCGACTTCCTGTTTCGCGTATCGGGCACGCAGCGTGTCTACGTTCGCCCGAATGCGTTCAATGAGGCGGCCTTTGCTCTGGAGGCTGGAGTGAAGATTCTGAAGGTGCTGGACGACCATCTTGGCATCCCGTACGATACGTACATGCCGAAGCTGGATCAAATTGCTATCCCTGACTTTGCTGCGGGTGCAATGGAAAACTGGGGCCTGGTGACATACAG GGAGCAAGCGCTATTGTTTAACCCGACAGTGAGTACTTATCGCGGAAAGACGAATGTCGCGACCACGATTGCGCATGAGTACGCTCATCAGTGGTTCGGTAATCTGGTGTCGCCCGAATGGTGGGAATACATCTGGCTGAATGAGGGTTTCGCGACGCTCTACGAGTTCTACGCTCTCGATATGGCCTACCCGGGCCAGGAGTACTGGGAGCTGTTCAACCAGCAGGTCATCCAGTACGCGATGGGCCAGGACGGGCAGGCTTCCACCCGGCCGATGAACTGGAATGCAGCTACACCGGGGGAAATATCGGCTCTGTTCGATCGTGTCGCGTATGACAAAT CTGGCAGTGTGTTGAACATGATGCGACACGTGCTTGGAGATGATAACTGGAAAGCCGGCTTGAAGGCGTATCTTTCCGATCGTGCCCTACAGGGAGCCGTGGACGAGCAGCTGTACGCAGGGCTGCAGAGCGCCATCGAGGGCAAAGGAGTGCTGCCAAATGGAGTGACCGTCGGCCAGATCATGCGCACCTGGACCAACGAGGCAGGCTACCCCGTGCTGAATGTACGCCGCTCGTACGACACCGGAGATGTGATTATCTCGCAGGAGCGATTCTACAACGATCGCAAAGTGCCAAACACCAACATCTGGATGATCCCGTACAACTACGTCCACCAGGCGAAGGCCGATTTCAACGAGTTCGATGACTTCCAGTGGCTCGCTACCAAGGCGGCCCGCATTGAGACGACCGTGCCCGCGAACGAGTGGATCGTGTTCAACAAGCAGCAGGTCGGCTACTATCGCGTCAACTACGACGAACGCAACTGGGAGCTCATTACCAATGCGTTACACGAGAACTGGGCCAGCATACATCGGCTTAACCGTGCACAGCTCATCGATGACGCCTACTGGTTGGCTCGATCCGGCCGGCTCGATCTGCGCGTAGCCCTGCGTTTCATGACGTACCTGCGCAATGAGCGAGAGTACGCACCGTGGACGGCGGCAAACGTTGCCCTAACTTACTTCAACAACCGTCTCCGCGGAACGGCCGAGTACCACAACTTTTTGATATTCGTGGACGCGCTAATCGAAGACATCTACAGTTTGCTAACAATCGACGCAGTTTCGCCCGACGACACGCTATTGCACAAGTATCTCGTGCAGACAATTTCCACCTGGGCTTGCTCGATGGGCTACACTGACTGTCTGATGAAGACGGCCGCTCTGCTGAAGGCTGAGGCTAGTGGGACGGGTCCAGCCGTTCATCCGGACATTGCCAGCGTGACGTACTGTTACGGTATGCGCTCTGCCGCAGAGTCTGAATTCCAGTATCTATACCGGAAGATGATGAACTCGAAAAATCTcgccgaacgaacgatgctgATCGATTCGCTTGGCTGCTCGAACAACAAGGAGTTCCTGAAGGCATTCCTGACGACCGCCCTGGGTAGTGGAACGGGTGTGGAGATCAACTACCGTGCGGACGAACGGCGCCGTGTCGTGCAGGCGATCTATTCTGGCGGCCGTACCGGTGTGGATGCGCTGATCGAGTTCCTGATGGATCCCGCGCTGGTGAATGAGTTTGTCAGCACGCTTTCCACGTCCACGCTCAATTCGGCACTGTCGGCTATTGCATCGCGTACCAACAACGTGGAGGAAATGAATAAG CTCAACGCTCTGATCACTGCACTGGGCAGCAGGGTCAACAGTCAGACGGCGGCCAACCTACGCACCACGGCTCAAGCCAATCTGGACTGGGTGGATGGATTCGAGGGCTTGATGCTGTCCAACTTCCTGGCTGAGTTTGTGGCAGAGACCCAATTGACGACCACTGCAGCGCCGGAAACGACTACGGTGACTGCAGGACCaatcaccactaccaccaccccATCGTCCGCCGTAACTACGACCACTAGACCCACCTCCGTAACGACTACAGTGGTGCAAACGACGACGGAAGAGGACGATGGAGCGGCAACGATTGGCCTCTCGATAGCGGCACTGTTGGTCTCGATCACGGTTCACCTGCTCATGGGATAA
- the LOC121594696 gene encoding protein A16, with amino-acid sequence MLLANTAAAVLLLIVCIGDSVGLPTVDEENVVQAEELPILPTADSSNPTDDAVKAIAPQPRYLLPADFAVKNKKFTIGTLGVGSFFRAWRNCIDEGKGLATIESEKEQKYLESLLKASSTGSKYWIGATNIGASNTNKLTWITTDLPVQTKPPFLNVVTKSTCIALSSTGSWTLRNCLNPLNIFPYICEEYF; translated from the exons ATGCTCCTTGCAAACACTGCCGCGgctgtgctgctgttgatTGTTTGCATTGGTGACTCAGTAGGCTTACCGACGGTCGACGAGGAAAACGTGGTACAAGCGGAGGAACTCCCTATCCTACCCACGGCGGACAGCAGCAATCCAACAG ATGATGCAGTGAAAGCAATTGCACCACAGCCGCGCTACTTGCTGCCGGCGGACTTTGCCGTGAAGAACAAAAAGTTTACCATCGGCACACTAGGCGTAGGATCGTTCTTCCGCGCGTGGCGTAACTGCATCGACGAGGGTAAAGGGTTGGCCACCATCGAGAGCGAAAAGGAGCAAAAGTATTTGGAATCATTGTTGA AAGCCTCATCGACTGGTTCAAAATACTGGATTGGAGCTACCAATATCGGTGCCTCGAACACGAACAAACTAACGTGGATAACGACGGATTTGCCGGTACAAACTAAACCGCCCTTCCTCAATGTGGTTACCAAATCCACCTGTATCGCGCTGAGTTCTACTGGCAGCTGGACACTAAGAAATTGCTTAAATCCGTTAAACATTTTCCCATACATTTGTGAAGAATATTTTTGA
- the LOC121594695 gene encoding protein A16-like produces MVVLYKNTLFSFVVALVLVLSIVAATTNPEPAGTKTEVKSYSPEDVKDVNNFPVNGLPPLTYSSKKYTLHTEVVNFFEAWNRCRDMGKQFASIENSQDFAAYRDAVQPYANDNYTFWIAGTNVGARSNDRRNFYWITNDRPVSYVSGFQNWFLGSPPNDANACMLTYQSSTLWFTVPCFATLSSYACEEPQDV; encoded by the exons ATGGTGGTGTTGTACAAGAACACTCTCTTTTCGTTCGTGGTGGCGTTGGTTTTAGTGCTATCCATTGTAGCAGCTACCACGAATCCTGAACCCGCCGGAACAAAGACCGAAGTGAAGAGTTATTCACCGGAAGACGTCAAGG ACGTGAACAACTTTCCGGTTAATGGGCTGCCGCCATTAACGTACAGCTCCAAGAAATACACCTTGCACACCGAGGTTGTGAACTTCTTCGAGGCTTGGAATCGCTGCCGGGATATGGGCAAACAATTTGCTTCTAttgaaaactctcaggacttTGCCGCATACCGGGATGCTGTCC AACCGTATGCCAACGACAACTATACCTTCTGGATAGCGGGAACTAACGTCGGTGCCAGGTCGAACGATCGGCGCAATTTCTACTGGATTACAAACGATCGACCGGTCAGCTATGTGAGCGGTTTCCAAAATTGGTTCCTAGGTTCCCCACCAAACGATGCCAACGCATGTATGCTAACTTATCAGAGCAGTACGCTTTGGTTCACTGTGCCCTGCTTTGCCACCCTGTCATCCTACGCATGCGAGGAACCACAGGATGTCTAA